Below is a genomic region from Mucilaginibacter auburnensis.
GACCTGGAAGAGCTTACCTCCAATCCTCAGCAACTGGAAAAATTTGCCCGCGAAAAATACCTCATGCGTAAAGACAATGAGGATGTTTATGTAGTGGTAAAAGAGAAGGAAAAGGAGGAGGAGTCTGAACCATGATTTTGGGATTTGAGGATTGAAGAACCTTTACTTTTCGTTATAAATTAAAAGCAACGATATTGCCTAACATACTGTGTATTTAACTGTACTTACTGAAGCTTAGGCACTTCATTCCCAATGCAAACTTGAACCATGATAGTATTCACTAATGAGCATTTTACCTTTACCGGCAATTTGCATTCATGGGATGATATCAATACAATATTTGCGTATAAAGTAGATCTATTCACTTTTGATGAGATATGCATGGACATTTTCATGGCCAACGGTAATTACTTAAAAATTATTGAATCAACAGATGGGTGGCACGAATTTCTTAACAAACTAAACAGCAGACTGTCCATATCAGACGATTGGTATGATGCCGTTGTTAAACCTGCATTTACCACAAACCTTACCTTGGTCTATGATAAGGAAAAAAGAACACAAGAAGTTTGTGAAGTTTGTTGTTACAGTTAAAATCTTAGTCCAAACAAAATTCCTGCATATTAATACCTTTGCAATATGCCTGCGTTGCAAAATATAAAAGTGGCTGTTGATGCTGTAGTATTTGGATATACTTCAAAAGAAGGCTTATCTGTACTGCTCATTAAACGGAACATACAACCCTTTAAAAATACTTGGGCCCTTCCCGGTGGTTTGGTGGGAGACGATGAATCATTAGAAAATGCCGTGCAGCGTGAACTCAAAGAGGAAACCGGCGTTAACATTAACTACCTGGAGCAGTTGTACACCTTTGGGCAACCCGGGCGCGACCCGCGTAACCGAGCTATCTCCATCACTTATTACGGCTTGGTTAAACCAGACGTTTTTGAACTGCACGCCGATACAGATGCAAGCGATGTGGCCTGGTTCAATATAAAAAAACTACCACAATTAGCTTTTGATCACGCCGAAATTATTAGCGCAGCACACACTCGCCTAAAAAGCAAAATACTTTACCAACCTGTTGGTTTTGAGCTACTGGACCAGAAATTTCCCTTCTCTGAATTAGAAAAACTCTACATGGCCGTATTAGACAGACCTATTGACCGCCGTAACTTTAAAAAGAAGGTGATGAAGTTTGGCTTTTTAGAAGAAACCACGGAAAAACAGGCTTTGGAAGGTGCAGGGCGACCGGGTAACCTGTTCCGCTTCAATACCGAAAAGTACTACCAATTGCAAAAACAGGGTATCAACTTCGAGTTATAGCTCTTTCATCAAAAAAATAAAAAAATAATTTGCGTATTAAAAACGCATATTTATATTTGCGTATAATTAACACAAATTAAAATGAAAACAGCAGTTATCATAGCCCGCTTCCAAACACCGTATCTGCACAATGGTCACAAACAATTAATTGATACGGTTAAGCAGCGCCATGCAAAGCTCATCATACTGTTAGGTGTGAGCCCGATAGTTGGCAGCCGTAAAAACCCTTACGACTATTACACTCGCGAGAAGATGATCAAAAAAGATTACCCTGAAGTAATTGTATTGCCGGTAAGCGATCATCCGAGCGACAAAACATGGTCGGAAAGTATTGATAATCTGCTTAAAAGTGTTTTCCCGGCGGAGCAATTCTGTTTGTTTGGCAGTCGCGATAGCTTTATTCCTTATTATGAAGGGCGTTTTGAAACCATAGAACTGCCTGAACATGGCGACTACAACGCTACCGAACTGCGAAAACAGTACGCCGATAAGGTTTTTGATTCAAACGACTTTCGCGCCGGTATACTTTACGCTTATTACAACCAATACACTAAGGTATACCCTACCGTTGATATAGCGGTTTTCAGAAATAACAAAACAGAAATTCTGTTAGGCAAAAAATCAACTAATAACAAATGGCGCTTTATAGGTGGCTTTTCTGATCCGGAAGATGAGTGTTATGAAGATGCTGCCAAACGTGAACTCGCTGAAGAATGCGGACCAATGGAAACCGGTGCCATGACGTATGAAACCTCACGTAAAATAAATGACTGGCGCTATCGTAACGAGGCCGACAAGATCATTACCCTGCTATTTAGCTGCGATTTTATAAGTGGCAGTCCCGCAGCACAGGACGACATTATTGATCTGAACTGGTTTGCTTTAGCTGATATCCCACAGATGATCGAGAATGAAACCATCAGCGATGAGCATATAGAATTATTCAATTTTATCCTTAACAAATACCTAAACAAATAAATATCATGAAACGCGAAAACTTAGTTTTGTTGGCCGATGCCTATAAATATGCTCACCATAAATTTTACTACCCCCGTACCATGCAAATATACAGCTACCTGGAAAGCCGTGGCGGTATGTTTGATGAGACCATATTTTTCGGTCTGCAATATTTTTTAAGAGCATACCTGGAAGGCCCTGCTTTTACACAACTGGATATTGATGAGGCCGAAGAGTTTTTGAAGCAGGTATTTGGCCGCGACGATGTTTTTGACCCGGCAAAATTTCAATATATTTTAGATAAGCATAAAGGCCGTTTGCCCATACGCATTAAAGCGGTTGCCGAAGGTACAGCTGTACCTACGGGCAATGTGTTAATGACCATTGAAAACACCGACCCGGAATGTTACTGGCTTACCAATTTTTTAGAAACCCTGTTGATGCAGGTTTGGTACCCTTGTACGGTAGCAACGCTAAGCAATCAAATAAAAAAAATAGTTAAGCAGTTTTATACCGAAACAGCTACCGAGGGTGCGGAAGCCGGAATTGACTTTGTATTGAATGACTTTGGCTTTAGAGGCGTAAGCAGTGTTGAAAGCGCTAAACTGGGCGGTGCGGCCCATTTGCTCAACTTTGCAGGCAGCGATAACCTGGCCGGCAGTGGCATGGCCATTAATTATTACAACGCCCAAAAAGTTTATGGCTTGAGCATTCCGGCTACCGAACATAGTATTTGTACGCTACTGGGCCGCGAAGGCGAACTGGAAGTTTTTAAGCACGTGCTACGTACGTTTCCAACCGGCACCATCGCCTGCGTATCTGACAGTTTTAACATTTTTAAAGCTTGCGAAGAATATTGGGGCGAAGAACTACGCGATGAGATACTAAAGCGGGATGGTACCTTAGTTATTCGTCCGGATAGCGGCGACCCGATCATGACCTTGCTGGAGGTCTTTAACATACTGTTTAAAAAATTCGGCTTTACTACTAATGCTAAGGGGTACAAAGTATTGCCTAAGCAGGTAAGAGTAATACAGGGCGATGGCGTTAATTATAACGAGATCATTAACCTGTATAACGCACTAAAAGCTAACGGCATCAGCGCCGAAAATCTGGTATTGGGCATGGGCGGCGCGCTACTGCAAAAGGTAGACAGGGACACGCAAAAATTTGCCTTGAAATGCAGCGCCGCGGTGATTAACGGAAAGGAAGTTGCCGTAGAGAAAAATCCTACCGAAATGGACGCACAAGGCAACATAACCCCCAGTTTTAAAAAGAGCAAGGCCGGCCGCTTAAAACTGATAAAAGTGAACGGTCAGTTTAAAACGGTGAACCAAGATGCCGAGACTGATTTTGCTGACCAATTGATAACCGTTTTTGAGAACGGAGAATTGCTCAACACTATTACCTTTGAACAGGCCAAAGCCAACGCCAACAAATAATAACATGAAGAAGATATTATTCGCCATTAAAGAATACGAATACTTAGCCGAAAAATTAATGGCCTGCGGTGATTTTAAGAAAGGTAAGTTAGAGGTAAGCACCTTTACAGATGGTGAACGCTACCAGCGAATAATCACCCCGATTGAAGACCGTGATGTTGTGGTATTGGGCGGCACAGTAAACGATAGCGCCACGCTTGAACTTTTTGATCTGGCATCATCGCTGGTGAGTTATGGGGTTAAATCGCTCACACTGGTTATTCCTTACTTTGGCTATTCAACCATGGAACGCGCTGTATTAAGCGGCGAAATTGTAACTGCTAAAACCCGTGCACGATTGCTTTCGGCCATCCCGAGGTCGAACCGCGGTAACAAGGTACTGTTGTTTGATCTTCATTCTGAAGGTATACAATATTATTTTGAGCATGATCTGTACCCTGTGCATGTGTACTGTAAAGACATTATTTTAAAGGCAGCACGCGAATTTGGATGCGACAACTTTGTTATGGCCAGCACAGATGCAGGCAGGGCCAAGTGGGTAGAATCATTAGCCAATGATCTGGGTGTTAACGCGGCCTTTATACTCAAGCGTCGACTTAAAGGCGACCATACGGAGGTAAGCGCTATTAACGCTGATGTGGATGGCAAAACAGTAATTATTTATGACGATATGATACGCTCGGGCGGAAGCATTATTAATGCGGCTAAAACCTACAAGGATGCAGGAGCGGGAGATATTTACGTTATAACCACGCATGGCCTGTTTGTAAACGACGGCTTAAACAAATTGAAAAACTGCGGATTTATTAAAAAATTGATCTGTACAGATTCGCATGTTAACACACAGAATATAACAGATGATTTTGTGGAGGTTAGAAGTTTGGCGGAGTTGATCTGTGGGGTGTTGAGGTAATCTGCTTTGAGGATATATGCCTGTCGACTCACCCCCTGCCCCTCTTTACGCAGTAGAGAGGGGGGATTTTTAAACAGCAATCCTAAGCCAACTTTCCGCCGAAGGCGAAGAGAGGGCAGACCAGCGTAGCGAGATCGGGTAAGTACCTTGCAAAGCGACTCACCCCTTGCCCCTCTCTGCTGCGTAAAGAGGAGGGATTTTTTTAAACAGCTTCCTAAGCCCTCTTTCCGCCGAAGGCGAAGAGAGGGCAGACCAGCGTAGCGAGGTCGGGTGAGTAATTTGAAAAGCGACGGTAGCACTGTGCGAGATCTTTAGGCATCAATAAAAATCCAATAATCCCCTAAATCATAAAAATTTTAATTCAGACACACTTAGTGTACCCAACCCTGTCCCATCTGGTGGACCAAAAAACCTATAACGTCAACTTAATTTCGGAAATAGTTGTCCCAAAATGGTCAGTAGAAGTTTCAAGTATATGAAAATAAGATCAATACAAAACAACACAATTCGCATTCACGCATACGCATGTGGGACAACTTAGTGTTCCAATGTACTGACAGGCTTACGCTTGAATCGCATTTTAACCGCTACAAACAAAATCCCCAATATGGCTAAAAAGCTACCGGTTTTAGGCAGGTAATCGCCGTGCTCAACGTAAAAGGTAATATCGCTATTGAGGTTAATATTCTGCTTCAAAGCTGCACGCACCCACCATTTGCTTTGCTGCACAATATCGCCCCGCTGATTAATAAAAGCAGATATACCGGTATTGGCAGAGCGCGCTACCCATCTACGGGTTTCTATAGCGCGCAGCTTGGCATAGTCAAGGTGCTGATCTTTGCCGGAGGTATTCTCCCACCAGCCGTCGTTAGTTATAATGGCAATGAACTGGGCACCTTTTTTAACCGCGCCGCCTACCCACTCACCCCAGATAGACTCGTAGCAAATAACGGGGGCCGCGCCTATTCCACTTTGCGAGTACAACACGCCCGGCTCCTCCTGCCCTGCATAGCTGCCCACCGCACCACCCAGGTGCTCAAACACAGGCGTTAAAAATGAGAGTGCCTTACCAAAAGGTAGTTCCTCCGCACCCGGCACCAGCTTTGACTTATGGTAGAACTGCACCTGTGCCGAATTTTCTATATTAACAGCCGCGTTGTATCTATCATAAAACTGACCGCTGCCCGGCACAGGACTGGCTGTATTGGTTTTACGGTCGTTGAATATTTTGCTGGTTTCGGCACCGGTTAAAAGGTTGCCGTTAGGATAACGTTTTAAAAACTGCTGGGCCTGCCAAAAAAACTGGTCAGTGCGGATACGGTCCTCATCGATCACCTTGGGCAGAGCAGTTTCGGGCCATATAAAGAACTCAGTATTCACCTGCCCTACAGAGTCTGACAGGTGCGTTAAGATCTGGAACTGCTCATATGCCGGGATAAAGCCGCTTTTGCCGTATGGGTCAATATTAGGCTGTACTACCACCACATTGGAGGGGTCGGGCTGTTCTTTATACGTGTTATAAGTATACAGCGAGAAGCTCAATGGCAACACCAACATTAGTACCAATGCCGTAACAAGCTTTAACCGTGTTGGCTTTGCCTGCGCTTCGGATAGGCCGATGTACAGCAGGAAGACGAGTATGTTCACTGCCCAGATCCAAATGGTACCACCGTATACGCCGGTATACTCATACCACTGCACCCACTGGTGCGCAACGGCGAAGCCGTTGCCTAAGGTCATCCAAGGGAAAGCGAGGTCCCAGGTTTGGTGCAGGTACTCGTAAGCTATCCAGAAACACACCAAGGCTATCAGTCCCTTGCTTCTGTTGGTTATTAGCCGGAACCTGTAATACAACCAAAACGCCGATGCCATCAGCAACGGACCAAGCGCATAAGGTATTAAAGAAATAGGCACTGCCACCACTTCTCCAACTAACTTAAGTGAATTGTACACCCAGTAAATGCTCAGCGTGTTCCAAACAAAAAAACCTAAAAAAACAGTCTCAAATATTTTGGCGCCCTTGCGTGTATAGTTTGATTTGATGATGTTTTCTACCGCCATCAACATGGGCACCAAGCCAAAAAACAAAAAGAAAGTGGTATAGTGCATAGGCGGCCAGGCCAGCCACAACATTAACCCCGAAAATATAGCTAAAAGGATGTTCTTCTTCATTTAGAATTGTTAGTACGATACTTGTCAGCCATTTGCTGGTAAAACTGTTTTGATTGTCCCTTCGGAACGGTTAATGATTTCCAGTGTTCAGCACGCATCTTGCCTATCAGCACTATTTGCCCGATGTGGTAAGGCACATGCGCCAACTGACGGTTGATGGCATCAACAACTTTATGCGGCTCATGCCTTATGTAAACGGTTTTACCCCAATCATCCGGAGTTAGCGCTTTTAATGCAGATAACAGGCAGTTCCAACCCTCGTTCCATTTTTGCAGAAACTCTTTGCGGTTGCTTATATTTTGCTCAAACTCACCATCTCTATCGCGCCAGGGCTTGTCGCCATCCGTAGTTAAAAAGTCGGTCCAGCGGGATAGCATATTGCCGTGCAGGTGTTGAACAATTATAGCTATGCTGTTGCTTTCCTCATTATATTGCCAAAACAGGTCTTCATCGCGCAGTTGCTCAAAAGTGCGCTCGGCAACACCTTTGTGGTATTCAAACTGCTTGATCGCGCTTTTTAAATAATCTTCCATAAAATTGTGCTTTATTGTTTACCTGCAACACAGATCACAAACTCACCTTTAACCGGATGGGTTTCGTAATAAGTTTTTACCTCGGCTACGGTACCGCGTACAGTTTCTTCAAACATTTTGGTTAGCTCGCGCGATACGGACAGTTGTCTGTCTGTACCAAAATAAGTAGCCATTTCGTCCAGTGTTTTTAACAAACGGTGCGGCGACTCGTAAAGTATAATAGTGCGCTCCTCTTCGGCTAAAAATTTGTAGCGGGTTTGGCGACCTTTTTTAAGCGGTAAAAATCCCTCAAAACAAAACTTATCAGTAGGAAAGCCGGAATTAACCAGCGCCGGAACAAAAGCGGTAGCGCCCGGCAGGCACTCCACGGCTATATTAAACTTCAAAGCCTCACGCACCAGGTAAAAACCCGGATCGGAAATAGCGGGCGTGCCTGCATCAGATATTAAAGCTATGTTTTTCCCTTGCAGCAAAAACTTAACTATCTCATTACTCGACTGGTGTTCATTATGCTGATGATGCGCAAATACCTTTTGCTGTATATCAAAGTGCTTCAACAGTGGTGCCGATGTACGCGTATCTTCAGCTAATATCAGATCAGCTTCTTTCAATATCCGGATAGCCCTGAAGGTGATATCCTCCAGATTACCGATGGGTGTAGGAACGAGGTATAGTTTGCCTGTTGGGTTCATAGCTTAGCGTCGATAGTCTATGGACGATAGACCATAGCTTCATCCAAACAAAAACTATGGACCATGGACTATCGGCTATCGACTAATTTATATCTTTGCCTTAAAATTAAAAACAATGCTGCAAGTTAGTTATATCCGCGATAACCGCGAACTGGTTTTAGAACGTTTAGCTGTAAAAAATTTTAAACAGCTTGATCTGGTTGATGAAATTATTCAATTGGATGATAAACGTCGTTCCACTCAGGCTAAACTTGACAACACTTCCGCTGAGGCCAACGCTGCCGCCAAACAAATTGGCGAACTGATGCGTACCGGCAAAAAAGACGAAGCCGAAGCTATTAAAAGCAAAACCGGCGTTTGGAAGGAAGAGATAAAACAATACAACGAACAACTTACAACTGTAGAGGCAGAGCTTTTTGAGAAACTGGTATTGCTGCCTAACCTGCCCCATTCATCTGTACCAAAAGGTTTAACGCCTGAGGACAATGAAGTAGTATTGGAGAATGGCGACAAGCCTCAACTAATAGAAGGCGCCCTACCCCACTGGGAACTGGCGGCTAAATATAAACTCATCGATTTTGAACTGGGGGTTAAAATAACCGGTGCGGGTTTCCCGGTTTATACCGGAAAAGGTGCCAAACTGCAACGCGCTTTGATCAACTTCTTTATTGATGAGGCCGAAAAAGCAGGGTACGCTGAAGTTGGCGTACCGTTGATGGTTAACGAAGCATCAGGTTTTGGTACAAGTCAGCTGCCTGATAAAGAAGGGCAAATGTACTTTGTTACCGAGGACCAATTCTATTTGATCCCGACTGCCGAAGTGCCTATTACCAACTTATACCGCGATGTAATTTTGAAAGGTGAAGAACTGCCTGTTAAAAACTGCGGACATACGCCTTGCTTCCGCAGAGAAGCAGGCTCATACGGCGCGCATGTGCGCGGCTTGAACCGCTTGCACCAGTTTGATAAGGTAGAAATTGTACAGGTGGCCCATCCCGATAAGTCTTACGAGATTTTGGAGGAAATGAGCGCACATGTGCAGGGGTTGTTACAAAAGTTGGGTTTACCCTACCGTGTATTGCGCCTGTGCGGTGGCGATATGGGGTTTGGTTCTGCTTTAACTTATGATATGGAAACCTGGAGCGCGGCACAACAACGCTGGCTGGAGGTATCATCAGTATCTAACTTTGAAACCTACCAGAGCAACAGGTTGAAACTTCGTTTCCGTAATGCTGAGGGTAAAACACAACTGGCGCATACGCTTAACGGCAGCGCTTTGGCTTTACCGCGTATAGTAGCTACTTTGTTAGAAAACAACCAAACTGAAAACGGAATTAAAATTCCTGAAGCATTGGTGCCTTATACAAGGTTTGATCTTATAAACTAATAATCAATTTGTTGTAGTAAACTCCGCTCAATGTGTTTGAGCGGAGTTTGTTTTATGGCGCAAACATGTCGCATATATGTCGCTGAATATTACCTTCAATGCTGTTTAGATTTGTGAAAAAAAGTACAAAATGAAAGACAACATCATAGGTGAAAAGATAAAATCACTTCGAATTGCACAGGGCTTCAGTCAGGCAGAACTTGCCAACCAAACTGCGTTGAGTTTAAGAACAATTCAGCGGATAGAAAACAGCGAAACCGAAGCAAGAGGCGATAGTTTGATACGACTGTCAAAGGCCTTAAATGTAACTCCCGCAGAACTAACAAAAAACCCTGTAGATATTAATGCGGCACCGCGTCTTGAAAATAACAGCTATCTGTTAATGCTTAATTTATCGGCCATATGCTTTTTAGCTTTTCCGTTATTGGGTGTAATAGCCCCACTTGTATTATGGTCGTTAAAAAAAGGTTCCATTTACAACATAGACCTGGTTGCTAAACGGGTGATAAATTTTCAAATCTCGTGGGTTTTATGCGGCATTTTTCTGTGGGTAATTGCAGTTATTTTAACAGCACTAAAAACGAACGGCATTATAGATCTTGGCTCAACAATAATCCTTTTTTCAGGTGTATTCGCAATGTATGCCATTAACCTCACCTACATCATTACCAACACTATAATATTATTAAGAAAACGTACCGTAGTTTACCAACCTGCAATTAATTTTTTCTGAAGTTAGTATTAAGAGTTAATCACTAAAAAAACCCCGCTGGCGATAACCAGTGGGGTTTTCTTTTGTACTATGTTTATACAAGTGATAGAATTGATTTGGATAATTGCTTATTGTCGCAAACTCGTCATCAATATGTCGTTTAATTTTTTGTATATTGATATTTAGCTTTGCTGCAAACCTTATAGAATGAGTGGCAATAAAATAAAAAAGCTAAGGGTATCGAAAGGCTTAAGTCAGGCAGACCTGGCTAACCTAACTGCTTTAAGCATCCGGACCATACAGCGCATAGAAAACAATAACACCGAACCGCGAGGCGATAGCTTATTGAAATTAGCAGCGGCACTAAATATCGCGCCGCGAGAATTAACGGTAAGTGAAATTTCCACAGATCAGCATGATTTACAGGATAATCAAACCTATTTAGTACTTTTAAATTTATCTGCACTAACTTTTATTTTCTTCCCGCTTTTAGCGGTATTCGCTCCTTTTGTGCTATGGCATTTGAAAAAAGATATCAAGGGAATTGATGCCGTTGCAAAGCCGCTGATTAACTTCCAAATATCGTTTTTACTACTTGGCTTAGTAGTGCTGTCAGGTGCAATTGCTAATCAGGAATTACATTGGCGTTTAAAATTACCTTATGAACTTGGTGGGTATAGTTTTTTTGAATTATTACTATTTGGCGTTCCCGCCCTTAACGTTTTATACATAGTTACAAACAGCATATTAATAGCAACTAAGCGCCCCGTCCTATACAAGCCAGCAATTAAATTCATAAAAAGTTAAACCACTAAAAAACCCCGCTGGTTATAACCAACGGGGTTTTTCTTTATATATGTTGAGTTTAATTTTCTAATTAGTTTTCAGCGTAGATAGGTTTTTTAACACCATTATCATAAGCTTTAAGGCTTTTCTTTAACAGCTTACGTGCTACGTGAATACGCGTTTTAACAGTTCCGATAGGAATATCCAGATGGTCTGCTATCTCGTGATATTTGTGACCTTCAAAGTACATGGTGAAAGGTACATAGTAATCAGCAGGTAACCTGTCTAATGCTTTTTTGATATCATCCATCACAAATTTTGATTCGCCCTGATTTTTGGTTGAGCTGAATACCAGGTTAGGTGAAGATATCTCGTCAGATTTAGTTACGAAGG
It encodes:
- a CDS encoding DUF1572 family protein, which produces MEDYLKSAIKQFEYHKGVAERTFEQLRDEDLFWQYNEESNSIAIIVQHLHGNMLSRWTDFLTTDGDKPWRDRDGEFEQNISNRKEFLQKWNEGWNCLLSALKALTPDDWGKTVYIRHEPHKVVDAINRQLAHVPYHIGQIVLIGKMRAEHWKSLTVPKGQSKQFYQQMADKYRTNNSK
- a CDS encoding nicotinate phosphoribosyltransferase; amino-acid sequence: MKRENLVLLADAYKYAHHKFYYPRTMQIYSYLESRGGMFDETIFFGLQYFLRAYLEGPAFTQLDIDEAEEFLKQVFGRDDVFDPAKFQYILDKHKGRLPIRIKAVAEGTAVPTGNVLMTIENTDPECYWLTNFLETLLMQVWYPCTVATLSNQIKKIVKQFYTETATEGAEAGIDFVLNDFGFRGVSSVESAKLGGAAHLLNFAGSDNLAGSGMAINYYNAQKVYGLSIPATEHSICTLLGREGELEVFKHVLRTFPTGTIACVSDSFNIFKACEEYWGEELRDEILKRDGTLVIRPDSGDPIMTLLEVFNILFKKFGFTTNAKGYKVLPKQVRVIQGDGVNYNEIINLYNALKANGISAENLVLGMGGALLQKVDRDTQKFALKCSAAVINGKEVAVEKNPTEMDAQGNITPSFKKSKAGRLKLIKVNGQFKTVNQDAETDFADQLITVFENGELLNTITFEQAKANANK
- the serS gene encoding serine--tRNA ligase — translated: MLQVSYIRDNRELVLERLAVKNFKQLDLVDEIIQLDDKRRSTQAKLDNTSAEANAAAKQIGELMRTGKKDEAEAIKSKTGVWKEEIKQYNEQLTTVEAELFEKLVLLPNLPHSSVPKGLTPEDNEVVLENGDKPQLIEGALPHWELAAKYKLIDFELGVKITGAGFPVYTGKGAKLQRALINFFIDEAEKAGYAEVGVPLMVNEASGFGTSQLPDKEGQMYFVTEDQFYLIPTAEVPITNLYRDVILKGEELPVKNCGHTPCFRREAGSYGAHVRGLNRLHQFDKVEIVQVAHPDKSYEILEEMSAHVQGLLQKLGLPYRVLRLCGGDMGFGSALTYDMETWSAAQQRWLEVSSVSNFETYQSNRLKLRFRNAEGKTQLAHTLNGSALALPRIVATLLENNQTENGIKIPEALVPYTRFDLIN
- a CDS encoding helix-turn-helix domain-containing protein; the encoded protein is MKDNIIGEKIKSLRIAQGFSQAELANQTALSLRTIQRIENSETEARGDSLIRLSKALNVTPAELTKNPVDINAAPRLENNSYLLMLNLSAICFLAFPLLGVIAPLVLWSLKKGSIYNIDLVAKRVINFQISWVLCGIFLWVIAVILTALKTNGIIDLGSTIILFSGVFAMYAINLTYIITNTIILLRKRTVVYQPAINFF
- a CDS encoding ribose-phosphate diphosphokinase, with amino-acid sequence MKKILFAIKEYEYLAEKLMACGDFKKGKLEVSTFTDGERYQRIITPIEDRDVVVLGGTVNDSATLELFDLASSLVSYGVKSLTLVIPYFGYSTMERAVLSGEIVTAKTRARLLSAIPRSNRGNKVLLFDLHSEGIQYYFEHDLYPVHVYCKDIILKAAREFGCDNFVMASTDAGRAKWVESLANDLGVNAAFILKRRLKGDHTEVSAINADVDGKTVIIYDDMIRSGGSIINAAKTYKDAGAGDIYVITTHGLFVNDGLNKLKNCGFIKKLICTDSHVNTQNITDDFVEVRSLAELICGVLR
- the lnt gene encoding apolipoprotein N-acyltransferase, translating into MKKNILLAIFSGLMLWLAWPPMHYTTFFLFFGLVPMLMAVENIIKSNYTRKGAKIFETVFLGFFVWNTLSIYWVYNSLKLVGEVVAVPISLIPYALGPLLMASAFWLYYRFRLITNRSKGLIALVCFWIAYEYLHQTWDLAFPWMTLGNGFAVAHQWVQWYEYTGVYGGTIWIWAVNILVFLLYIGLSEAQAKPTRLKLVTALVLMLVLPLSFSLYTYNTYKEQPDPSNVVVVQPNIDPYGKSGFIPAYEQFQILTHLSDSVGQVNTEFFIWPETALPKVIDEDRIRTDQFFWQAQQFLKRYPNGNLLTGAETSKIFNDRKTNTASPVPGSGQFYDRYNAAVNIENSAQVQFYHKSKLVPGAEELPFGKALSFLTPVFEHLGGAVGSYAGQEEPGVLYSQSGIGAAPVICYESIWGEWVGGAVKKGAQFIAIITNDGWWENTSGKDQHLDYAKLRAIETRRWVARSANTGISAFINQRGDIVQQSKWWVRAALKQNINLNSDITFYVEHGDYLPKTGSFLAILGILFVAVKMRFKRKPVSTLEH
- a CDS encoding NUDIX domain-containing protein, encoding MKTAVIIARFQTPYLHNGHKQLIDTVKQRHAKLIILLGVSPIVGSRKNPYDYYTREKMIKKDYPEVIVLPVSDHPSDKTWSESIDNLLKSVFPAEQFCLFGSRDSFIPYYEGRFETIELPEHGDYNATELRKQYADKVFDSNDFRAGILYAYYNQYTKVYPTVDIAVFRNNKTEILLGKKSTNNKWRFIGGFSDPEDECYEDAAKRELAEECGPMETGAMTYETSRKINDWRYRNEADKIITLLFSCDFISGSPAAQDDIIDLNWFALADIPQMIENETISDEHIELFNFILNKYLNK
- a CDS encoding RNA polymerase sigma factor encodes the protein MTKIEFNTLVLRQASSLRSYALHFTHDADDANDLVQDTILKAITYYNKFKEGTNLKGWLYTIMKNTFINNYRRFVKMSTFVTKSDEISSPNLVFSSTKNQGESKFVMDDIKKALDRLPADYYVPFTMYFEGHKYHEIADHLDIPIGTVKTRIHVARKLLKKSLKAYDNGVKKPIYAEN
- a CDS encoding helix-turn-helix domain-containing protein, yielding MSGNKIKKLRVSKGLSQADLANLTALSIRTIQRIENNNTEPRGDSLLKLAAALNIAPRELTVSEISTDQHDLQDNQTYLVLLNLSALTFIFFPLLAVFAPFVLWHLKKDIKGIDAVAKPLINFQISFLLLGLVVLSGAIANQELHWRLKLPYELGGYSFFELLLFGVPALNVLYIVTNSILIATKRPVLYKPAIKFIKS
- a CDS encoding NUDIX hydrolase; this encodes MPALQNIKVAVDAVVFGYTSKEGLSVLLIKRNIQPFKNTWALPGGLVGDDESLENAVQRELKEETGVNINYLEQLYTFGQPGRDPRNRAISITYYGLVKPDVFELHADTDASDVAWFNIKKLPQLAFDHAEIISAAHTRLKSKILYQPVGFELLDQKFPFSELEKLYMAVLDRPIDRRNFKKKVMKFGFLEETTEKQALEGAGRPGNLFRFNTEKYYQLQKQGINFEL
- the rsmI gene encoding 16S rRNA (cytidine(1402)-2'-O)-methyltransferase, producing the protein MNPTGKLYLVPTPIGNLEDITFRAIRILKEADLILAEDTRTSAPLLKHFDIQQKVFAHHQHNEHQSSNEIVKFLLQGKNIALISDAGTPAISDPGFYLVREALKFNIAVECLPGATAFVPALVNSGFPTDKFCFEGFLPLKKGRQTRYKFLAEEERTIILYESPHRLLKTLDEMATYFGTDRQLSVSRELTKMFEETVRGTVAEVKTYYETHPVKGEFVICVAGKQ